TGGAGCTACCTTCTCATCAAAAATGTATAGGGGATCTTCATCATGCTGAACTTCCATGTATGAGATATAATCTCTGAATTTCATGGTAATCTTCTTAGAACTCCTTTGAGATATCCTAAATGCAACATCCCCATAGTTCAATGATAGCTGGTCAACCATCCACTTAGTTCTTGCTGGCCAAGTATAGGCCAATTCAGTAAGCAAAACCTGAAAAGGAAGTATAATTAGAAGTCCCATATCAACTAAAATGACATAAAATTCAAAACTGTTAAAAGCTAGCATGGACAAAATATGAGAAAGGCGAAATACAGTCTTGAGAGAATACAGGAGGGTTAAAAAATACATATATAGTTACACAACGCAGAAATGATGATCAAATGGTGCATGCACATAATTTAGCCAACTATCATGACCAAAGAAACAAGCCTTGTCTATAAAGATTTTACACTTAGAGACTCATCTTATGAGTTACTTTCTCAAGACATAAAATGAATCTACAAGATTTGCATATCAATCATGGAAATGACAATAATTTCTCTGCATTTTACACACATAATTTTTGCAAAACTGAAAAAGGCCTTGTTCTGAAACTTACTGGCCTTTTGCCATCGTACTCAGACTGAAACTCCTCCAAGGTAAGACTCTTCTTTCTTTCGATATCTCCAACGTCGAATGAGTATGCAGTCAAAGTGGTAAAACATCTGTACCATCTTTTGTACAAAAACCAAGAGATGAATCCTGCAGAAGCAGGACAGTCACTTCATTTATGGATGACTATTATTTGTCTGATAAGATAGCTAGCTTAAAACAACAAGAGCTGCGAATGAAAATGTTAGTACCATCAAATTGCCGAGGTTTTTCACAAATCTCAGATTTGGTATAGAGGTTTTGCCTGGAGCATATATAATGAAGAAAACTAAAGTTTGTCAGCAGCGTCTTTTGGCTGTTTCTGAGTTCTTCaagaaaggcaaaaaaaaagggggggggggggggggggtggtgtggTTCGTACCATGGCTACAAAGCCAATCTACTTGCCTGTGTAGTGTTGTCTTCTTCCAACTGCTTCTGTACTCAACAAGACCTCCATCTCTAAGACACTGACTCATCCACAGTGGCTCCTCGTTGCAGAGTATATACATAACACTATAAGATTCAACAAGTCAAATTACCTAATACTcaaactaaaaaaggagcataaaaAACATGGAATGTCAATCGAGCATTTAAGCTTCATACTATCCCCCCCAACGCACAGGAATAACATGGACTCACACTTGTTAATTCTTAGAATCAAGATAACACTGACAATAGTACCAACCTATAATTCTTCTCATTCAATAAAAGAAGAGAGACCTAGGTCATCAAGAACCCCTATCCATGGAAGCCATATTCTTCCACAATCTTAAATCTCACCATTATCACATGTCTATATCACGATCTTCAACAAATTAAGTTTGGAATTCAAGAAGAAAAagtgaagaggaagagaaggaatcGAGGGGAGGCGGAAGAAAACCTGCTGACGCAAGAGAGGAGGGCAAGATCGGTCGGGGAGAGGAGATCGAGGATGGCGCAAAGGGTCTCGTCGGGAAGGACACGGAGGGTGCCAAGGGCGTCGGGCCTCCGATCTCCGATCATCGGCTCCATAGAAAGATACACGTAGAGAATCAACGCTCGGGGGCTGAACGGGCGAGGATTTCTACCCTCCGCTTTCGCTGCGAAGCGGCTGTGACGGGATCGCGTTGGGGGAAGGGAGCAAGCATTTAAAAAGCTGGTTTACTTATCCGCGTTACCCCGACGCGAAAGCCACGCGGCTGTCATCCCCACGTAGGAAGCCGAATCGCACACGGTCTTATTCCATGTCAACGTGGCCACTTGGCACAAACATGGGGGGTAACATTTCGCACGGGCAAAGCATTTCTGGAAGCTGCCGATAGAAAAATGTTTCTGTTTTGGACTTTTCGCGCAAAATACATTTCTATTTCAATCCCAAATATATAGCTAAATTAAGAATTCTAGTGAAGGGTAGTTCGGTAATTTTAGCATTTTTTTAATCCTTATTTCCATTCCTTCTGTGCAATTTTTTTGCTTTCCGTTCTTCttactcttcttttcttctcctaatTATCGGAATATCTTTCTCATCACGATGGAATTAGGTATTAATCCGAaagatatcatattttaaattaattaaaaaatataaaaatatgaccgATAATTGagtatttatatttaataaaattgaATTTTATTAAGAAAATATCTATTCGTAATCGAGGGATTATAATtaggaatattaaaaaaaatttaatatttctaaAAGTGGACATGAATGCTCACTTCgtgttcttcctcctcttcgattCGGTCGATAGTGATCTGAGCATGCGTGGGCGACGACTGCAGAGGGCGGACGACCCTTGCGAGGGTCATCGATGGAAACAACAATAGCTATTCGAGTGGTTGCTGGAGCCCAACCACCTTGACGGTCCTGACCTTGAAGGTTTCTTTGAAAGGGGCTGCGGAGGAGACAAAGGAGAAGAACGCGGTGGACGCGACGGAGGTTTGCGGCGTTCATGGATGAGAAGGCGAGGGAGCAGTAAACACAGTCAATGGAGGGGGTGTCGAGCAAGCGACGTTGCATCTGGCTACACCTACCAAGGGCGGCGAGAACAGGAGAGGCAAAGTTGATGTGCCATAAAGTAACATTCATAAGACATGTTGTCCACAGCAGGGATGAAACAGAGTAGATATCTGCTCTCGTGGCTTAATGTAGGAGGAACATTCATGGAGATCTGAGGTCGAGAGCAGAGATTCCGATTTCGTTCCGTCAGAATGGCTCGGGTGGCGAAGAGCTCGGGCCGGTCCGATGCAGCGACTGGATGCGCCGCTTCCTCAAGCGCTCGGCGATGATGAAGGCCAGCTCCAGGGACTGGGATGCGTTGAGCCTGGGGTCGCAGTGGGTGTGGTACCGCGAGCTGAGGTCGTCGAAGGTGACGGCGCGAGACCCGCCGATGCACTCTGTCACGTTCTGCCCCGTCATCTCCAGATGCACGCCGCCCGGGTGGCTCCCCTCCTGCTCGTGCACGTCGAAGAATGCTCGCAACTCCGCCTGGCCACACAGAAGGAAGGCAGTTAATGTTGAGGTTCCAAAGTTCGATGCGGTAGGAGACATGACCGGAGGACGGATTCACACCCGGATGGCGTCAAAAGGCCGAGTTTTGAGGCCACACGGGGCCTTGATGGTGTTGCCGTGCATGGGATCGCTCACCCAAGTCACAATCTGACCTGCAGAGCGAACAGCCCTGATGAGGTGAGGAAGCTTCACCCTCATGTTCTCTGCTCCCATCCGTGCGATTACGGTGATCCTTCCAGGTTTGTTGTGGGGATTCAGAATCTCTGTCAACTTCACCAGCTCCTTAGGATTCATCTTGTCGCTCACCTACATCCATCCAACTTAGCTTATGAATCATCACCTCGCCTCTTCGACGTAGTTTCCAATCTGATAAAGGCAGAGAGGAACTGCTAATTACCTTGATGCCCAACGGGTTGGCAACGCCACGAAGGAACTCGACGTGGGCACCGTCGAGCTGCCGGGTCCGCTCGCCGACCCAGAGGAAGTGGGCGGAGCAGTCGTAATAGAGGCCAGAGGTGGAGTCCTGTCGAGTGAGAGCCTGCTCATAGGGAAGGAGAAGGCACTCATGGGAGGTCCAGAACTCGGTCGTGGTCATTATGGGGTGGTCCATCGTCAACCCCGCCGCAGCCATGAACCCCAGTGCGTCGTCCACCCGGTGTGCCAGCTCCTGATATCTGCAACAATTCATCGAAGTTGATCGCTAGATGTCCATTATTAGGCAATGAATCAGGCAGAGAAACAGAGCAGTAGAATCTTTAGAAGATAGTGGAAGCTCTAGAATCCTAGCAAAGAGCAAAAGGGACTCGCCGGTCTCCCTGCTCGCTGTGTTCGGTAAAGTCCAAGTTCCACTGCGTGACCCTCTGCATCGCGGCGTAACCTCCGGTGGCAAACGCCCGCAGCAGGTTCAGCGTCGCCGCCGACTGGGTGTATGCCCTTATCATCCTCTGCGGATCCGGGACCCGGGATTTGGCGTCGAAGGCGTCGCCGTTCACGTTGTCTCCCCTGTAGCTCGGCAGCTTCACCCCGTCTCGCTCCTCCAAGGGCTCCGACCTCGGCTTCGCAAACTGCCCCGCCATCCGCCCCACCTGCACAACGAATCGCCACGGCGATTCAACCATCAGATGCACCAGAACCTTCACCCAGCCCACGGCCCAGATCTCGTCGGATCTCGGTTGTCACCGCCTTACCCGGACAACCGGCATCTGGCCGCCGAACATGAGGACGGCGCCCATCTGGAGGAGGACGCGGAAGGTGTCGCGGATGTTGTTGGCGTTGAACTCCTTAAAGCTCTCGGCGCAGTCGCCGCCCTGGAGGAGGAAGGCCCGCCCAACGGCCGCGTCCGCCAGGCGCTCCTCTAGGTGGCGCGCCTCCCCGGCGAACACGATCGGCGGGAAGCTCTCGATCGTCCGTAGCACCTCCGACAGCTCCTTCTCATCCGGATATTCCGGCAGCTGCAGCGCCTTCTTAGCCTTCCAGCTGTCCACCGCCCACTTCGTCGACGGTGCCGGAGCCGTGTCCAGTTTCTTGGGCTTGTTGGTCACGACCGGCGTCTTGGCTGGCTCCGCGGCGTGCACGGAGGAGATGGACCGGCGAGGTCTGATCCGACACGTCTTCGGGAGGAAGGAAGCAAGGCCGGGTTGGCGGTTGTCTCGCTCGGTGGCGGAGAGGACAGAGGAGGAGGAAAGACGGTGGAGGAGGTTGGTGGCAGGGGAGAGGGTGGCCATATCCTCGAGAGAGCAGCTTGTCTTTACTGCCGGGGGATGAGTTAGATAGAGGGAGGAGAGCGGGTGGCAATGGCACTTTATAGGGGGAACGAAGGTTGTGGGGGTTGGTGAGGTGGTAGTTGGCGCAGGGGATCCTTCGTGACGCATGTTAGCATTGCTGGCAGAAGCAATCTCGTGTCATATAAGCACCACAGTAGAGCTCAAAACATA
The window above is part of the Musa acuminata AAA Group cultivar baxijiao chromosome BXJ1-1, Cavendish_Baxijiao_AAA, whole genome shotgun sequence genome. Proteins encoded here:
- the LOC103991548 gene encoding phospho-2-dehydro-3-deoxyheptonate aldolase 2, chloroplastic; its protein translation is MATLSPATNLLHRLSSSSVLSATERDNRQPGLASFLPKTCRIRPRRSISSVHAAEPAKTPVVTNKPKKLDTAPAPSTKWAVDSWKAKKALQLPEYPDEKELSEVLRTIESFPPIVFAGEARHLEERLADAAVGRAFLLQGGDCAESFKEFNANNIRDTFRVLLQMGAVLMFGGQMPVVRVGRMAGQFAKPRSEPLEERDGVKLPSYRGDNVNGDAFDAKSRVPDPQRMIRAYTQSAATLNLLRAFATGGYAAMQRVTQWNLDFTEHSEQGDRYQELAHRVDDALGFMAAAGLTMDHPIMTTTEFWTSHECLLLPYEQALTRQDSTSGLYYDCSAHFLWVGERTRQLDGAHVEFLRGVANPLGIKVSDKMNPKELVKLTEILNPHNKPGRITVIARMGAENMRVKLPHLIRAVRSAGQIVTWVSDPMHGNTIKAPCGLKTRPFDAIRAELRAFFDVHEQEGSHPGGVHLEMTGQNVTECIGGSRAVTFDDLSSRYHTHCDPRLNASQSLELAFIIAERLRKRRIQSLHRTGPSSSPPEPF